The genomic region ACCAAAAACTTAAATACCGTTGCAAGTTATGAGTCACTGTGTCGTGAGATTAACACACTACACATCTTACATAACATACAACCGGATCTTAAGGCTTCGCATACGTTTTCGCATCAATATACAATTGTCAAAGAACTAACTTCCGCAATACCGGATCGACTCAACCAGCCAATTTGGTACTTTTACCGGGGATATACCACGGCGCACGGAAATGTATTATACATCGCCGAAATCTATGCAGTCAATACTTTTTTGCAAAAACTCGGCAATTCTTTGCTGCCTTTTTTGGTGGAGGCTAGGGGATTCGAACCCCTGACCTATTGCGTGCAAAGCAATCGCTCTCCCAGCTGAGCTAAGCCCCCAGTCAGGTGATGGATGTTGGATGCCGGAAACTACTCCGCTACCTTACACCCGGAACCTGAAACCCGAATGGTGGGCCTAGTTGGATTCGGACCAACGACCTCACCCTTATCAGGGGTGCGCTCTAACCAACTGAGCTATAGGCCCACGATCATGCATTTAGACAACAAAAAGGGAAGACGATTCGCCTCCCCTGATATTTCAAGGAACATCTCGTCGATTGAGCCGATATCTAGCTGTCGATAATTACTATCAGCTTAGGCTCCTATACACCAACGCGCAAGGTATATTATAGACATACTGATACCGGAAGTCAAGGGTCCGAGCTTCACTTTTTTATGCTTTTTCACTGATAAATGTTATGAAATCAAAAGACGTGTTTGAGCTCATCCGTCATCGGGTAATCTAATTGGGGTGACTTGACATGAATGTAAGCGCAAAAAAAGCAGTGTTCGGTATAGTTCTTTCACTGGTGATGATTGGAGCGGCAGCGCCGACGATATATTGGTTTATCGCGCAGGCGCTGGATCATGCACTGGGCATTGAACATCTTGGTGACACTCCGATTTTGCTTATATTGGCGGCCTTTTCATTCCTTGTCGGCGTATTTTGGGTCTCGTGGGCATATACATACCTGCTGTTCGTGGGCAAAGGACTCCCTCTTGAAGTATTTGGAACCGCATTCCATCCCACTCAGGTCCTTGTGACGACAGGCCCCTATGCATACACAAGGAACCCAAGCGTGATCGGGCTGATCTTTTTGCTGCTTGGTGTGGCGCTTCTTCAAAGGTCAATCTCGGCGTTTGTCCTGCTGCCGGTGGTGATAGCGATCATCATACCGTATTTGATAATCTTCGAGGAAAGAGCACTTGGAGCAAGGTTTGGCGATGAGTATGCACATTACAGAAGCGAGGTTCCCCTACTCGTCCCAAGGCTGACACCATACGCCAAAGCCCAAATATAAAATCAAATATACAAACTACTAAATATCAAAACTCTCCTTTCCAGGCTTCTGGACAAGGATCGGAGCCGTGTTTATCGTATACAATGCATCTTATGCCTTCGCGCCTACAGTCCTCAGCTCTGTTACACCCCACCGGGAGCAGATTCACCTCAGCATGCACGTAATCAGGCATTGTGGCGGTCACCCTGATAACATCCAGTCTGACCATGATCGAACGTATCTGACAATATTCGTATATCTGTTTCTTATCGTATTTCTCCATAGTGGCTCCACTATAGCATTACCGCACTCTCAGAGCAAAACAGATGAATCGGACCGA from bacterium harbors:
- a CDS encoding isoprenylcysteine carboxylmethyltransferase family protein; the protein is MNVSAKKAVFGIVLSLVMIGAAAPTIYWFIAQALDHALGIEHLGDTPILLILAAFSFLVGVFWVSWAYTYLLFVGKGLPLEVFGTAFHPTQVLVTTGPYAYTRNPSVIGLIFLLLGVALLQRSISAFVLLPVVIAIIIPYLIIFEERALGARFGDEYAHYRSEVPLLVPRLTPYAKAQI